In one Pseudomonas sp. MM211 genomic region, the following are encoded:
- a CDS encoding DUF2782 domain-containing protein → MGLFNRLILLAVLAAVPFVAQASDAPSAEPDVTIRQDGDRTVEEYRVNGFLYAIKVTPKGGKPYFLVRADGSDGSFVRSDSPDMLIPAWEIFSW, encoded by the coding sequence ATGGGACTCTTCAATCGCTTGATCCTGCTTGCCGTGCTGGCCGCAGTGCCGTTCGTTGCGCAGGCCAGTGATGCGCCCTCGGCGGAACCCGATGTCACCATCCGCCAGGACGGCGACCGTACCGTGGAGGAGTACCGGGTCAACGGCTTCCTCTACGCCATCAAGGTCACCCCCAAAGGTGGCAAACCCTATTTCCTGGTTCGGGCCGACGGCAGCGACGGTAGCTTCGTGCGCTCCGATTCGCCGGACATGCTGATCCCGGCCTGGGAAATCTTCAGCTGGTAA
- the polA gene encoding DNA polymerase I yields MSQAPLVLVDGSSYLYRAFHALPPLTTSKGLPTGAVKGVLNMLRSLRRQYPDSPLAVVFDAKGGTFRDELFADYKANRPPMPDELRLQVEPLHASVRALGLPLLCIEGVEADDVIGTLARQSAAEGRDVVISTGDKDMAQLVCQHVTLVNTMTGSVYDIEGVKGKFGVGPELIIDYLALMGDKVDNIPGVPGVGEKTALGLLVGVGGGLDVLYANLDKVPGLPIRGAKTLPAKLEEHRDMAYLSYQLATIKLDVPLDLDYSRLYPGEPDIEALKPLYEELEFKGWLDELLRQNKSAAPKAKAKSELTPAADDLFSNPESPAPAADEAPVAESEPAVVTGNYRTILEQGEFDALLAQLQQAELIAFDTETTSVDAQQAQLVGLSFAVKAGEAVYVPVAHSYMGVPQQLDRDAVLRALKPILEDPAKAKVGQHAKYDINILANASTPITVQGVAFDTMLESYVLDSTATRHDMDSLSLKYLGHSTIRFEDIAGKGAKQLTFDQIALEQAGPYAAEDADVTLRLHQHLWNRLEQVPSLASVLSDIEIPLVPVLARIERNGALVDANLLGRHSQELGEKLVALEREAFEVAGEEFNLGSPKQLGAILYEKLGLPIISKTAKGQASTAEAVLAELAEQDYELPKVLMQYRSLSKLKSTYTDRLPEQINPRTGRIHTSYQQAVASTGRLSSSDPNLQNIPIRSAEGRRIRQAFIAPEGYKLLAADYSQIELRIMAHLSRDEGLMNAFRENLDVHTATAAEVFKVELDQVTLDQRRSAKAINFGLIYGMGAQKLAKDIGVDSKTAKAYIETYFARYPGVREYMDRTRRQAAEQGFVETLFGRRLYLPQIKSSRPQERAGAERTAINAPMQGTAADIIKKAMVAVDNWLTESGLDARVILQVHDELVLEVREDLLEQVSAQIRPLMAGAAELDVPMLVEVGVGNNWDEAH; encoded by the coding sequence ATGAGCCAAGCCCCCCTCGTCCTGGTCGACGGTTCCTCTTACCTGTACCGCGCCTTCCATGCCCTGCCGCCCCTGACTACGTCCAAAGGCCTGCCGACAGGCGCGGTCAAGGGTGTGTTGAACATGCTGCGCAGCCTGCGCCGGCAGTACCCGGACAGCCCCCTCGCAGTGGTCTTCGATGCCAAGGGCGGTACCTTCCGCGATGAGCTGTTCGCCGACTACAAGGCCAACCGCCCGCCGATGCCCGACGAGCTGCGCCTGCAGGTCGAGCCGCTGCACGCCAGCGTGCGTGCACTTGGCCTGCCGCTGCTGTGCATCGAGGGTGTGGAAGCGGACGACGTGATCGGTACCCTGGCCCGGCAGAGCGCCGCCGAGGGCCGTGACGTGGTGATCTCTACGGGCGACAAGGACATGGCGCAGCTGGTGTGCCAGCACGTTACGCTGGTCAACACCATGACCGGTAGCGTTTACGACATTGAGGGCGTGAAAGGGAAATTCGGTGTCGGTCCTGAGCTGATCATCGACTACCTGGCACTGATGGGCGACAAGGTCGACAACATCCCGGGCGTGCCCGGCGTCGGTGAAAAAACCGCCCTCGGCCTGCTGGTCGGTGTCGGTGGTGGCCTCGACGTGCTTTACGCCAACCTCGACAAGGTGCCAGGCCTGCCGATCCGCGGCGCCAAGACGCTGCCGGCCAAGCTCGAAGAACACCGCGACATGGCGTATCTCTCCTATCAACTGGCGACCATCAAGCTGGACGTGCCGCTGGATCTTGATTACTCCAGGCTTTACCCGGGCGAGCCGGATATCGAGGCGCTCAAACCGCTCTACGAAGAGCTGGAGTTCAAGGGCTGGCTCGACGAGTTGCTGCGCCAGAACAAAAGCGCTGCGCCCAAAGCCAAGGCCAAGAGTGAACTCACCCCGGCTGCCGACGATCTGTTCAGCAACCCAGAAAGCCCTGCGCCTGCAGCAGATGAAGCACCCGTTGCCGAAAGCGAGCCGGCGGTTGTTACCGGTAACTACCGCACGATCCTCGAGCAGGGCGAGTTCGACGCGCTACTCGCGCAGTTGCAGCAGGCCGAGCTGATCGCCTTCGACACCGAAACCACCAGCGTCGACGCCCAGCAGGCGCAGCTGGTCGGCCTGTCGTTCGCGGTCAAGGCCGGTGAGGCTGTCTACGTGCCGGTCGCCCACAGTTATATGGGCGTGCCGCAGCAACTGGATCGTGATGCCGTGCTGCGCGCGCTCAAGCCGATTCTCGAAGACCCTGCCAAAGCCAAGGTCGGCCAGCACGCCAAGTACGACATCAATATCCTCGCCAACGCCTCCACGCCCATCACCGTGCAGGGCGTGGCGTTCGACACCATGCTCGAGTCCTACGTGCTGGACTCCACCGCCACGCGCCACGACATGGACAGCCTGTCGCTCAAGTACCTGGGGCACAGCACCATCCGTTTCGAGGACATCGCCGGCAAGGGCGCCAAGCAACTGACCTTCGACCAGATCGCCCTGGAGCAGGCCGGCCCTTATGCGGCTGAAGACGCTGACGTGACCTTGCGCCTGCATCAGCACCTGTGGAACCGCCTGGAGCAGGTGCCGAGTCTGGCCAGCGTGCTGAGTGATATCGAAATTCCATTGGTACCGGTGCTGGCGCGTATCGAGCGCAATGGTGCGCTGGTCGATGCCAACCTGCTGGGCCGCCACAGCCAGGAGCTGGGCGAGAAGCTGGTCGCTTTGGAGCGCGAGGCTTTCGAGGTGGCAGGCGAGGAATTCAACCTTGGTTCGCCCAAGCAGCTCGGCGCCATTCTTTATGAAAAGCTAGGTTTGCCGATCATCAGTAAGACCGCCAAAGGTCAGGCATCGACTGCCGAAGCGGTGCTCGCGGAGCTGGCCGAGCAGGACTACGAGCTGCCCAAGGTGCTGATGCAGTACCGCAGCCTGAGCAAGCTCAAGAGCACCTACACCGATCGCCTGCCGGAACAGATCAACCCGCGTACCGGGCGTATCCACACCAGTTATCAACAGGCAGTGGCCTCTACTGGGCGCCTATCGTCCAGCGACCCGAACCTGCAGAACATCCCAATACGCAGCGCTGAGGGCCGGCGTATTCGCCAGGCCTTCATCGCTCCTGAGGGTTACAAGCTGCTGGCGGCCGACTATTCGCAGATCGAGCTGCGCATCATGGCGCACCTGTCGCGCGATGAAGGGCTGATGAATGCCTTCCGCGAAAACCTCGATGTGCACACCGCGACTGCCGCGGAAGTGTTCAAGGTCGAGCTGGATCAGGTGACCTTGGATCAGCGGCGTAGCGCCAAGGCCATCAACTTCGGCCTGATCTACGGCATGGGTGCGCAGAAGCTGGCCAAGGACATCGGCGTCGACAGTAAAACGGCCAAGGCCTACATCGAGACCTACTTTGCTCGCTACCCCGGCGTGCGCGAGTACATGGATCGGACCCGTCGGCAGGCCGCGGAGCAGGGCTTCGTGGAAACTTTGTTCGGGCGTCGTCTGTACCTGCCGCAGATCAAGTCCAGTCGTCCTCAGGAACGCGCCGGTGCCGAGCGAACGGCAATCAACGCGCCGATGCAGGGCACTGCGGCGGACATCATCAAGAAGGCCATGGTGGCTGTGGATAACTGGCTCACCGAGTCGGGCCTGGATGCCAGGGTAATCCTGCAGGTACACGATGAACTGGTGCTGGAGGTGCGTGAAGATCTGCTTGAGCAGGTCAGCGCGCAGATTCGTCCGCTGATGGCCGGGGCCGCCGAGCTGGATGTGCCGATGCTCGTCGAGGTCGGTGTAGGCAATAACTGGGATGAAGCCCACTGA
- a CDS encoding D-hexose-6-phosphate mutarotase: MSTTNERIQLGDLVCWRIHHAGAELLVSEQGAQILRYQPASGQPLIWLSDEAAYESGQSVRGGVPVCWPWFGDLQRNPDAIRAGHTRPENAPAHGLVRNCDWQLIGLNTEEDGVTLSFAFDTAAQPFAEWPFAAELQLDIHLGERLKLTLTTRNLGDTELPISQALHSYFAVSDIRQVKVEGLDACRYVDTLDGWKKVRQKGALAFSGETDRIYLDTPAQLSIVDPLWKRRILMRSEGSSSAVVWNPWIAKAKRLSQFADDAWQGMLCIEHANVLDDALILAPDAEYKLEVTLWSQAL; this comes from the coding sequence ATGAGCACCACCAACGAACGTATCCAATTGGGTGACCTGGTTTGCTGGCGCATCCACCATGCCGGCGCCGAACTGCTGGTGAGCGAGCAAGGGGCACAAATCCTGCGTTACCAACCGGCCAGCGGGCAGCCGCTGATCTGGCTGAGCGATGAGGCCGCCTATGAGTCCGGGCAGAGCGTGCGCGGCGGGGTTCCAGTGTGCTGGCCCTGGTTCGGCGACCTGCAGCGCAATCCCGACGCGATACGGGCCGGCCATACGCGCCCTGAAAACGCCCCTGCACACGGTCTGGTGCGTAACTGCGACTGGCAGCTGATCGGCCTGAACACCGAGGAAGATGGCGTGACACTGTCGTTCGCCTTCGACACGGCTGCACAGCCGTTCGCAGAGTGGCCGTTCGCCGCCGAACTGCAGCTCGATATCCATCTCGGCGAGCGCCTCAAGCTGACCCTGACCACGCGCAACCTCGGCGACACCGAGCTGCCAATCAGCCAGGCGCTGCACAGCTACTTCGCCGTTAGCGACATCCGCCAGGTGAAGGTCGAAGGCCTGGATGCCTGCCGCTACGTCGACACCCTCGACGGTTGGAAGAAAGTCCGCCAGAAAGGCGCGCTGGCATTCAGCGGCGAGACCGACCGCATCTACCTCGACACCCCGGCGCAACTGAGCATCGTCGATCCCCTGTGGAAGCGGCGCATCCTCATGCGTAGCGAAGGCTCAAGCTCGGCGGTGGTGTGGAACCCGTGGATCGCCAAAGCCAAGCGCCTGTCGCAATTCGCCGACGACGCCTGGCAGGGCATGCTCTGCATCGAGCACGCCAATGTGCTGGACGACGCCCTGATTCTGGCACCGGACGCCGAATACAAACTCGAAGTGACACTCTGGTCGCAAGCACTCTGA
- a CDS encoding TRAP transporter large permease, which produces MAEVMSILLFLSICVVLMGGFPVAFTLAGVSLLFAGVGIATGTFDAGYLGALPNRLFGIMNNQTMLAVPLFVFMGVMLEKSKVAEDLLESMSRLFGGIRGGLAISVCLVGALLAASTGIVGATVVTMGLLALPTLLKRGFDPAVATGTLAATGTLGQIIPPSIVLVLLGDVMSSAYQQAQLRMGIFSPKTVSVGDLFMGALVPGLLLVVLYVGYLIMVAIFQPQKMPVVPKEELGEVEWGKLLSSLIPPLALIISVLGSILAGYATPTEAAAIGAVGATLLALFKGQLNLTQLRAVAQGTTEISSMVFLILIGASLFSLVFRGFGGEALIEDVFQQLPGGVLGAFFLVMLVIFLLGFILDFIEIIFVVVPIVGPVLLAMGLDPVWLGVMIALNLQTSFLTPPLGFSLFYLRGVTPRSVSTGTMYRGVIPFIIIQLMMLVIAYQFPGLITWLPNKIYGS; this is translated from the coding sequence ATGGCTGAAGTCATGTCGATCCTGCTGTTCCTGAGCATCTGCGTGGTGCTGATGGGCGGCTTCCCAGTGGCTTTCACCCTCGCGGGTGTGTCGTTGCTGTTTGCCGGTGTCGGTATTGCCACCGGCACTTTCGACGCCGGCTACCTGGGCGCCCTGCCCAACCGCCTGTTCGGCATCATGAATAACCAGACCATGCTGGCCGTGCCACTGTTCGTGTTCATGGGCGTGATGCTGGAAAAATCCAAGGTTGCCGAAGACCTGCTGGAATCGATGTCGCGCCTGTTCGGCGGTATCCGTGGCGGCCTGGCGATTTCGGTGTGCCTGGTGGGTGCGCTGCTCGCGGCCAGCACCGGCATCGTCGGCGCCACCGTGGTGACCATGGGTCTACTGGCATTGCCGACGCTGCTCAAGCGTGGCTTCGATCCGGCAGTCGCTACCGGCACTCTGGCCGCCACCGGCACTCTGGGGCAGATCATCCCGCCGTCGATCGTGCTGGTACTGCTTGGTGACGTGATGTCCAGCGCCTACCAGCAGGCGCAGCTGCGCATGGGTATCTTCTCGCCGAAGACCGTGTCGGTTGGCGATCTGTTCATGGGCGCATTGGTGCCAGGCCTGCTGCTGGTGGTGTTGTACGTCGGCTACCTGATCATGGTGGCGATCTTCCAACCGCAGAAAATGCCGGTGGTGCCCAAGGAAGAACTCGGCGAAGTGGAGTGGGGCAAGCTGCTCAGCTCCCTGATACCGCCGCTGGCGCTGATCATCTCGGTGCTCGGTTCGATTCTCGCGGGTTACGCGACGCCGACCGAAGCCGCCGCCATCGGTGCCGTCGGTGCAACCCTGCTGGCGCTGTTCAAGGGTCAACTGAACCTGACGCAGTTGCGCGCCGTGGCCCAGGGCACCACGGAAATTTCCAGTATGGTGTTCCTGATCCTGATCGGCGCCTCGCTATTCTCCCTGGTGTTCCGTGGCTTCGGTGGTGAAGCGCTGATCGAGGATGTGTTCCAGCAACTGCCAGGTGGCGTGCTCGGCGCATTCTTCCTGGTCATGCTGGTAATTTTCCTGCTCGGCTTCATTCTCGACTTTATCGAGATCATCTTCGTGGTGGTGCCAATCGTCGGCCCGGTACTGCTGGCCATGGGTCTGGATCCGGTCTGGCTCGGGGTGATGATCGCCCTGAACCTGCAGACCTCGTTCCTTACTCCGCCGCTGGGCTTCTCACTGTTCTACCTGCGGGGCGTGACGCCGCGTTCGGTGAGCACGGGTACCATGTACCGGGGCGTGATTCCGTTCATCATCATCCAGTTGATGATGCTGGTCATCGCTTACCAGTTCCCTGGCTTGATCACTTGGCTACCGAACAAGATCTACGGTTCGTAA
- a CDS encoding TRAP transporter small permease subunit — protein sequence MSNTPSFPLGIARVIDAVNFRFGQACSWLTVFLVLGTALVVILRYGMNLGATALQEAVLYAHALVFMGASAWALQRNAHVRVDIFYQQFSGRRQALVEILGTLFLLLPVCLFLGWASWDYVANSWSTREGSSESGGLKFVYLQKSIILVLVVSLTLQGISNIIKAIYLLLGVLPEPEVKHG from the coding sequence ATGTCCAACACGCCTTCATTTCCGCTAGGGATCGCACGCGTCATTGACGCGGTGAACTTCCGCTTCGGCCAGGCCTGCTCCTGGCTGACAGTGTTTCTGGTACTCGGCACGGCTCTGGTCGTGATACTTCGCTACGGCATGAACCTGGGCGCAACGGCCCTGCAGGAAGCCGTGCTCTACGCTCACGCCCTGGTATTCATGGGTGCATCGGCCTGGGCATTGCAGCGCAACGCGCACGTGCGTGTGGATATCTTCTACCAGCAGTTCAGCGGTCGCCGTCAGGCCCTGGTCGAGATCCTCGGTACGCTGTTCCTGCTGCTGCCGGTCTGCCTGTTTCTCGGCTGGGCCAGCTGGGATTACGTGGCCAACTCGTGGTCGACCCGTGAGGGCTCCAGCGAGTCGGGCGGCCTGAAGTTCGTCTACCTGCAGAAGAGCATCATTCTGGTGCTGGTGGTCAGCCTGACCCTGCAAGGCATTTCCAACATCATCAAGGCAATCTACCTGCTACTCGGCGTGCTGCCTGAGCCGGAGGTGAAACATGGCTGA
- a CDS encoding homoserine kinase yields MSVFTPLQRSQLDTFLAPYGLGRLLDFQGIEAGSENSNFFVSMEQGEFVLTLIERGPSDDLPFFIELLDVLHDAGLPVPYALRADSGEALRSLAGKPALLQPRLSGKHISAVNAHHCQEIGGLLARIHLATREHPLPRKSDRGLEWMLREGAALAQRLPAEQASLLNGALEEIAKLQERVRKLPGANLHADLFRDNCLFEGTHLSGVIDFYNACSGPMLYDLAIAVNDWCSDEQGRLNAERTRALLGAYAALRPFSAAEAELWPALLRIGCVRFWLSRLIAAEAFAGQNVLIHDPAEFQRRLAERQHVDLALPFAL; encoded by the coding sequence ATGTCGGTGTTCACCCCGCTGCAACGTTCGCAACTGGACACGTTTCTCGCGCCTTACGGGCTCGGCCGTCTGCTCGATTTTCAGGGCATCGAGGCCGGTAGCGAAAACAGCAACTTCTTCGTCAGCATGGAACAGGGCGAGTTCGTGCTGACCCTGATCGAGCGCGGGCCAAGCGACGATCTGCCGTTCTTCATCGAGCTGCTGGACGTGCTCCACGACGCTGGTCTGCCGGTGCCCTACGCACTGCGCGCCGACAGTGGCGAAGCCTTGCGCAGTCTGGCTGGCAAGCCGGCGCTGCTGCAGCCACGACTGAGCGGCAAGCACATCAGCGCGGTCAACGCCCACCATTGCCAGGAAATCGGCGGCCTGCTGGCGCGCATTCATCTGGCGACCCGCGAACATCCCCTGCCGCGCAAGAGCGATCGGGGCCTGGAGTGGATGCTGCGTGAAGGTGCAGCGCTGGCCCAGCGGCTGCCGGCCGAGCAGGCCAGCCTGCTGAACGGCGCCCTGGAAGAGATCGCCAAACTGCAGGAGCGCGTGCGCAAGCTGCCGGGTGCCAACCTGCATGCCGATCTTTTTCGCGACAACTGCCTGTTCGAAGGCACGCACCTGAGCGGAGTGATCGACTTCTACAACGCTTGTTCGGGGCCGATGCTCTATGACCTTGCCATCGCCGTGAACGACTGGTGCTCGGATGAACAAGGGCGCCTGAATGCCGAGCGCACTCGCGCGCTGCTCGGCGCCTATGCCGCACTGCGCCCGTTCAGCGCCGCTGAAGCCGAGCTGTGGCCTGCCCTCTTGCGCATCGGTTGCGTGCGTTTCTGGCTGTCGCGGCTGATCGCTGCCGAGGCCTTTGCCGGCCAGAACGTGTTGATCCACGACCCTGCCGAATTCCAGCGCCGTCTGGCAGAGCGTCAACACGTCGACCTGGCACTGCCATTCGCGCTGTAA
- a CDS encoding Fur family transcriptional regulator produces the protein MYKPVSVVPPLASRPHDHSHCVSHALAEAEAICARQGLRLTALRKRVLELVWASHKPLGAYDILGVLSEEDGRRAAPPTVYRALDFLLENGLVHRIASLNAFVGCSHPAHAHQSQFLICRNCNAAVELEQTAISDAIVTGAKGVGFNVESQTVEVVGLCAGCQGSK, from the coding sequence ATGTACAAACCCGTCAGCGTCGTGCCGCCTTTGGCATCGCGCCCACATGACCACTCCCATTGCGTCAGCCACGCCCTGGCCGAAGCCGAGGCCATCTGTGCTCGTCAGGGCCTACGCCTGACCGCCCTGCGCAAGCGGGTTCTGGAGCTGGTATGGGCTAGCCACAAGCCGCTGGGAGCCTACGACATTCTTGGCGTGCTCAGCGAGGAAGACGGCCGCCGCGCGGCGCCGCCGACCGTTTACCGAGCCCTGGATTTCCTTCTGGAAAACGGCCTGGTGCACCGTATCGCTTCGCTCAACGCCTTCGTTGGCTGCAGCCATCCGGCACACGCTCACCAGAGCCAGTTCCTGATCTGCCGCAATTGCAACGCTGCCGTGGAACTGGAGCAAACAGCGATCAGCGATGCCATCGTCACAGGCGCCAAGGGTGTCGGCTTCAACGTCGAGAGCCAGACCGTCGAAGTCGTTGGCCTGTGCGCAGGCTGCCAAGGCAGCAAATGA
- a CDS encoding TVP38/TMEM64 family protein, whose product MTLQRALMQSPTPNHKGRPAPATPATWALRILGAIVLLVLAVLIWNAWDHQAFIAWREEAGVLPFFFAMAILPALGVPITPFFIVAGATFGVHIGLAGSAIALSANLLLCYWIARSGLRPWLSRLLARTRYSIPDFEKGEGALRFTLLVKLAPGVPIFIKHYLLGMAGVPFWIYFAVSGLITGVYAVAFVVLGESLLEHDLGNSAAALAVLGLVALAIYLWRRRITNRQDAE is encoded by the coding sequence ATGACCTTGCAGCGGGCCCTCATGCAATCACCGACGCCCAATCACAAAGGGCGCCCGGCGCCCGCAACACCCGCCACCTGGGCACTGCGTATTCTTGGCGCGATCGTCTTGCTGGTACTCGCCGTACTGATCTGGAACGCCTGGGATCATCAGGCGTTCATCGCCTGGCGCGAAGAGGCCGGGGTACTGCCGTTTTTCTTCGCAATGGCGATACTGCCCGCGCTGGGTGTACCGATCACACCCTTTTTCATCGTCGCCGGGGCGACCTTCGGCGTGCATATAGGGCTTGCCGGCAGCGCGATCGCCCTGTCGGCCAATCTTCTGCTGTGCTACTGGATAGCGCGCAGCGGCCTGCGGCCCTGGCTAAGTCGCCTACTCGCACGCACTCGCTATAGCATTCCCGACTTCGAGAAGGGTGAAGGTGCGCTGCGTTTTACGCTGCTGGTCAAGCTGGCCCCGGGCGTGCCCATCTTCATCAAACACTATCTGCTCGGTATGGCCGGGGTTCCCTTCTGGATCTACTTCGCGGTGTCGGGGCTGATCACCGGCGTTTATGCAGTGGCCTTTGTGGTCCTTGGCGAGTCACTGCTCGAACATGACCTGGGCAACAGCGCGGCGGCGCTCGCCGTGCTGGGCCTGGTCGCGCTGGCGATCTATCTGTGGCGTCGGCGTATTACCAACAGGCAAGACGCCGAGTGA
- the yihA gene encoding ribosome biogenesis GTP-binding protein YihA/YsxC — translation MQAKNPAIGLCQQATFLISAAKVDQCPDDQGYEVAFAGRSNAGKSSALNTLTHASLARTSKTPGRTQLLNFFRLDEERRLVDLPGYGYAKVPIPLKLHWQKHLEAYLSSRESLRGLMLMMDIRHPLTEFDRMMLDWSGASGMPMHILLTKADKLAFGAAKTALLKVQQDIRKGWGDHVSIQLFSAPKRIGVEDAQTVLGHWLGLMGEEDEPVEE, via the coding sequence ATGCAAGCAAAGAACCCTGCAATCGGCTTGTGTCAGCAAGCCACCTTTCTGATCAGCGCCGCCAAGGTCGACCAATGCCCGGATGATCAGGGCTACGAAGTGGCTTTCGCCGGGCGTTCCAACGCCGGCAAATCCAGCGCGCTGAACACCCTGACCCACGCCAGCCTGGCGCGAACCTCGAAAACGCCAGGGCGCACCCAGTTGCTCAACTTCTTCCGCCTGGATGAAGAGCGCCGCCTGGTCGACCTGCCCGGCTACGGTTACGCCAAGGTGCCGATCCCGCTCAAACTGCACTGGCAGAAACACCTCGAGGCCTACCTCAGCAGCCGTGAAAGCCTGCGCGGGCTGATGCTGATGATGGATATCCGTCATCCGCTGACCGAATTCGACCGCATGATGCTCGACTGGTCCGGCGCCAGCGGCATGCCCATGCACATCCTCCTGACCAAGGCCGACAAACTGGCTTTCGGCGCGGCGAAAACTGCGCTGCTCAAGGTTCAGCAGGACATTCGCAAGGGCTGGGGCGACCATGTCAGCATCCAGCTGTTCTCGGCCCCCAAGCGCATTGGTGTCGAAGACGCACAGACCGTTCTGGGGCATTGGCTGGGCCTGATGGGCGAAGAAGACGAGCCAGTCGAGGAATAG
- the znuA gene encoding zinc ABC transporter substrate-binding protein ZnuA, producing the protein MLRLRFPSLLTLAVSLFFSTMGAAQADVRVLTSIKPLQLIAAAVQDGVGEPEVLLPPGASPHHYALRPSDMRRVQEVDLLYWIGPDMESFMPRVLATREKPSVAVQSLPDMTLRHFGEDADHDHDHDHDHDHDHDHDHGDEHAPEALGEHDHDHRPGSLDAHLWLLPANARVIAARMTADLSKADPANALRYQANLQAFEKRLDVLEPSLQAQLKPLSAKPFFVFHEAFDYFEAAYGLKHVGVFSVASEVQPGARHVAAMREQLQRVGPSCVFSEPPLRPRLAETLTAGLPATLAELDAMGAAAPISAAGYESLLQELADGFSGCLGKL; encoded by the coding sequence ATGCTGCGTTTGCGTTTCCCGTCGTTGCTCACTCTGGCCGTTTCCTTGTTCTTCAGCACGATGGGCGCTGCCCAGGCCGATGTCCGTGTGCTCACCAGCATCAAGCCATTGCAGCTGATCGCCGCTGCGGTGCAGGACGGCGTGGGCGAACCCGAAGTATTGCTGCCGCCGGGCGCGTCGCCGCACCACTATGCGCTGCGCCCCTCGGACATGCGTCGTGTGCAGGAAGTGGATCTGCTGTATTGGATCGGGCCGGACATGGAGAGCTTCATGCCCCGCGTTCTGGCTACCCGCGAAAAGCCCAGCGTGGCTGTGCAGAGCTTGCCGGACATGACGCTGCGGCATTTCGGCGAGGATGCTGATCACGATCACGATCACGATCACGATCACGATCACGATCACGATCACGATCACGGTGACGAGCATGCCCCTGAAGCACTCGGCGAGCATGACCACGATCACCGTCCCGGCAGTCTGGACGCTCACCTGTGGCTGCTGCCGGCCAACGCTCGGGTGATTGCCGCTCGCATGACCGCCGACCTGAGCAAGGCCGACCCCGCCAATGCACTGCGTTATCAGGCCAATCTGCAAGCGTTCGAAAAGCGACTCGATGTGCTGGAGCCGAGCCTGCAGGCTCAGCTCAAGCCGCTGTCAGCCAAGCCTTTTTTCGTTTTCCATGAGGCCTTCGACTACTTCGAAGCCGCATATGGCCTCAAGCATGTCGGTGTATTCAGTGTGGCCAGCGAAGTGCAGCCGGGTGCCCGTCATGTGGCGGCGATGCGTGAGCAACTGCAGCGCGTAGGGCCGAGCTGCGTGTTCAGCGAGCCGCCGCTGCGCCCGCGCCTGGCCGAGACCCTGACTGCTGGCTTGCCGGCTACTCTGGCAGAACTCGACGCCATGGGCGCGGCAGCACCGATCAGCGCAGCCGGTTATGAAAGCCTGTTGCAAGAGTTAGCCGATGGTTTTAGTGGCTGCTTGGGTAAGCTTTAA